One window of the Candidatus Eisenbacteria bacterium genome contains the following:
- a CDS encoding Glu/Leu/Phe/Val dehydrogenase, translating into MAAKGSFNAFEMARAQFDKTADMIGLDRATRDLLRSPLREYHFLIPIRMDDGTPQVFQGFRCQHNDARGPCKGGIRFHPQETIDTVRALSMWMTWKCAVADIPLGGGKGGVICDPHNLSAREQEQICRGWVRQIARNVGPVSDVPAPDVMTTKQHMLWMLDEYERINGGHYPGLITGKPVGMGGSLGRKEATGYGVVYTLREALKQLDVRPADTTASMQGFGNVSQFAARLYQQIGGTVKCVSCWDQEDQVSYSFRKEDGIDLDQLLSITDRFGGIDKGKARDLGYEVLDADAWLTQDVDILFPCALENQITAENVGSISKRVKVIAEGANGPTTPEADAVIQKRGIFLIPDFLANAGGVTCSYFEQVQSNMNYYWAEDDVLARLDHKMTSAFLAVSEVATKQNLYMRDAAYVLAVNRVAQACRDRGWI; encoded by the coding sequence ATGGCTGCCAAGGGATCATTCAACGCGTTCGAAATGGCTCGAGCCCAGTTCGACAAAACCGCGGACATGATCGGTCTCGACCGGGCGACGCGCGACCTTCTTCGCTCGCCTCTGCGTGAATATCACTTCCTGATTCCGATCCGGATGGATGACGGGACGCCCCAGGTCTTTCAGGGTTTTCGTTGTCAACACAACGACGCCCGGGGTCCCTGCAAGGGCGGCATTCGCTTCCACCCGCAGGAAACGATCGACACCGTTCGCGCCCTGTCGATGTGGATGACCTGGAAGTGCGCGGTCGCCGACATTCCGTTGGGCGGCGGCAAGGGCGGTGTGATCTGCGACCCCCACAACCTGAGCGCCCGCGAACAAGAACAGATCTGCCGCGGCTGGGTGCGCCAGATCGCCCGTAACGTGGGGCCCGTCTCGGACGTGCCCGCGCCCGATGTGATGACGACCAAGCAACACATGCTCTGGATGCTCGACGAGTACGAGCGCATCAACGGGGGACATTACCCGGGCCTCATCACCGGAAAGCCGGTCGGTATGGGTGGTTCGCTCGGACGGAAGGAGGCCACCGGCTACGGCGTGGTCTACACGCTCCGGGAAGCGCTCAAGCAGCTCGATGTCCGGCCGGCGGACACGACGGCGAGCATGCAGGGCTTCGGCAACGTGTCGCAGTTCGCGGCCAGGCTCTACCAGCAGATCGGCGGAACGGTGAAGTGCGTTTCCTGCTGGGATCAGGAGGATCAGGTTTCCTATAGCTTCCGGAAAGAAGACGGGATCGACCTCGACCAACTGCTGTCCATCACCGACCGCTTCGGCGGAATCGACAAAGGGAAGGCGCGCGATCTCGGATACGAGGTGCTTGACGCGGACGCCTGGCTGACCCAGGACGTGGATATCCTGTTCCCCTGCGCCCTCGAGAATCAGATCACCGCGGAAAACGTGGGTTCCATCAGCAAGCGCGTCAAGGTTATCGCCGAAGGAGCCAACGGCCCGACCACTCCGGAGGCGGACGCGGTGATTCAGAAACGCGGGATTTTCCTCATCCCCGATTTCCTGGCCAACGCCGGCGGCGTCACATGCAGCTATTTCGAGCAGGTCCAGAGCAACATGAACTACTATTGGGCCGAGGACGACGTCCTCGCCCGTCTGGATCACAAGATGACGAGCGCCTTCCTGGCGGTCAGCGAAGTGGCGACGAAGCAGAATCTCTACATGCGGGACGCCGCCTACGTTTTGGCGGTGAACCGCGTAGCGCAGGCTTGCCGCGACCGCGGCTGGATCTAA